The proteins below come from a single Hyphomicrobium denitrificans ATCC 51888 genomic window:
- a CDS encoding sensor histidine kinase, which translates to MSEYASLLSDAVLRHRARVAEHSARIETELASKVKSEFIANMSHELKTPLNTVIGFSKLLTQHQERRLPDKEIVEYATLINDAAGHLLSVINDILDISKLQSGKYAIDSREINLRDILADSIDAFHHQSRVGDIDVDVAIAADLPLIRGDAVKLKQIFTNVLSNAIKFTPADGTVAVKAQRTADHGAIVAIRDSGVGMSPDEIDVAMAPFGQVDGGRSRWREGAGLGLPIAKALVELHGGALYIASQQNEGTEVVITFPGRDTVAASSAAMMHDARNSAA; encoded by the coding sequence ATGTCCGAGTATGCGTCGCTGTTGAGCGACGCCGTTCTGCGCCATCGCGCCCGCGTCGCCGAGCATTCCGCGCGCATCGAGACCGAACTTGCGAGCAAGGTGAAGTCCGAATTCATCGCCAACATGAGCCACGAGCTGAAAACGCCGCTCAATACGGTGATCGGCTTTTCGAAATTGTTGACGCAGCATCAGGAGCGCCGGCTCCCCGATAAAGAGATCGTTGAGTACGCGACGCTGATCAATGACGCGGCCGGCCATCTGCTGTCCGTCATCAACGACATTCTCGACATCTCGAAGCTGCAAAGCGGCAAGTACGCGATCGACAGCCGCGAGATCAATCTGCGCGATATCCTCGCCGACAGCATCGATGCGTTCCACCACCAGTCGCGCGTCGGCGACATCGATGTCGACGTGGCGATCGCCGCCGACCTCCCGTTGATCCGCGGCGACGCCGTGAAACTGAAGCAGATCTTCACCAACGTCCTCTCGAACGCGATCAAGTTCACGCCCGCCGACGGCACCGTTGCGGTTAAAGCCCAGCGCACCGCCGACCACGGCGCCATCGTCGCCATACGCGACAGCGGCGTCGGCATGAGCCCCGATGAAATCGACGTCGCGATGGCGCCGTTCGGCCAGGTCGACGGCGGCCGATCGCGCTGGCGCGAGGGCGCGGGTCTCGGACTTCCGATCGCGAAAGCACTCGTCGAGTTGCACGGCGGAGCGCTCTACATCGCTTCCCAACAGAATGAAGGCACGGAAGTCGTCATCACGTTTCCCGGGCGAGATACCGTCGCCGCTTCGAGCGCGGCAATGATGCACGACGCTAGAAACTCGGCTGCCTGA
- a CDS encoding DUF2853 family protein → MSVNYADDIKRYQPNVDDKVVAAIVKHLGIALRSADASLVSCSSKDELATVRESWLKKKLGLTDDDAKLDKVIADVCTTMKAETRKSRVTFYYLIAEKTGKLASLAGA, encoded by the coding sequence ATGAGCGTCAATTATGCCGATGACATCAAGCGCTATCAGCCGAACGTCGACGACAAAGTCGTTGCGGCGATCGTCAAGCACCTTGGCATCGCCCTGAGAAGCGCGGATGCATCACTCGTCTCGTGCTCGAGCAAGGACGAACTCGCAACAGTGCGCGAAAGCTGGCTGAAGAAGAAGCTCGGCCTGACGGACGACGACGCCAAGCTCGACAAGGTCATCGCCGACGTTTGCACGACGATGAAAGCCGAGACGCGCAAGAGCCGCGTCACGTTCTATTATCTGATCGCCGAAAAGACCGGAAAACTCGCCAGCCTCGCTGGGGCGTAA
- a CDS encoding DUF1007 family protein, translating to MILSNKRIGVLFALAAWLILPAAAWSHPHMWITYEMTINYDKGMVTGVDHIWSFDDAYSVMALEGLDTNNDGKYDQAELEPLLKVNMDGLKDFNYFTVAKLGSETLQFSPPENARLEYTNKVLKLHFHLSLVKPVFSDAQGLTIAVFDPSYFIAFEPEATDAVKLAAAPAGCSATMIDPEAEKVDAQSQKLGDAIAQQFGGAAIGFGSYKTVALSCKKS from the coding sequence GTGATTTTAAGCAATAAACGGATCGGCGTGCTCTTCGCTCTCGCAGCCTGGCTGATACTGCCGGCGGCGGCGTGGTCCCATCCGCATATGTGGATCACTTACGAGATGACCATCAACTACGATAAGGGCATGGTCACCGGCGTCGACCATATCTGGTCGTTCGACGACGCTTACTCGGTCATGGCGCTCGAAGGTCTCGATACCAACAACGACGGCAAATACGATCAGGCCGAGCTTGAGCCGCTGTTGAAGGTCAACATGGATGGCCTCAAGGACTTCAACTACTTCACCGTCGCAAAGCTCGGCAGCGAGACGCTGCAGTTTTCACCACCCGAGAATGCGCGGCTCGAATACACGAACAAGGTTTTGAAGCTTCATTTCCACCTGTCGCTCGTGAAGCCCGTGTTCTCCGATGCGCAGGGTCTGACGATCGCCGTGTTCGATCCGTCCTATTTCATCGCCTTCGAGCCGGAAGCGACCGATGCGGTGAAGCTCGCGGCCGCTCCGGCAGGATGCAGCGCGACGATGATCGACCCCGAGGCCGAAAAGGTCGATGCACAATCGCAAAAGCTCGGCGACGCGATCGCACAGCAGTTCGGCGGAGCCGCAATCGGATTTGGCTCCTACAAAACCGTGGCGCTCAGCTGCAAGAAATCATAG
- a CDS encoding 2-hydroxyacid dehydrogenase, giving the protein MSKKKILITWPLPEAAMERARATYDVIAHGDKPQITIDELLETAKSVDALLITLNEKCRKDVIDRIPDNIKCISTYSIGFDHIDLEACKARGIKVGNAPHGVTVATAEIAMLLLLGSARRASEGEKMIRTRSWPGWQPLQLVGQRLDGKTLGIYGFGKIGQALAQRARGFDMNIHYFDIYRAKPEVEAKYNATYHDSLDSLLKVSQFFSINAPSTPETRYFFNKETIEKLPQGAIVVNTARGDLVKDDDMIAALKSGRLGYAGLDVFAGEPKINEGYYDLPNTFLFPHLGSAAIEARNQMGFEALDNIDAFFAGKDMPFKLA; this is encoded by the coding sequence ATGTCCAAAAAGAAAATCCTGATTACCTGGCCTCTTCCCGAAGCAGCCATGGAGCGCGCGCGCGCCACTTACGACGTCATCGCGCACGGCGACAAACCGCAGATCACCATCGACGAACTATTGGAGACGGCGAAGTCGGTCGACGCGCTGCTGATCACGCTGAACGAGAAGTGCCGCAAGGACGTCATCGACAGGATCCCGGACAACATCAAGTGCATCTCGACGTATTCGATCGGCTTCGATCATATTGATCTCGAAGCGTGCAAGGCGCGCGGCATCAAGGTCGGCAACGCCCCGCACGGCGTCACGGTCGCAACGGCTGAAATCGCGATGCTGCTTCTGCTCGGCTCGGCGCGTCGCGCGTCCGAAGGCGAGAAAATGATCCGCACGCGGTCGTGGCCGGGCTGGCAGCCGCTGCAGCTCGTCGGTCAGCGTCTCGACGGCAAGACGCTCGGCATCTACGGCTTCGGCAAGATCGGACAAGCCCTGGCGCAGCGTGCGCGCGGCTTCGACATGAACATTCATTACTTCGATATCTACCGCGCGAAGCCCGAGGTCGAAGCGAAGTATAACGCGACGTATCACGACAGCTTGGACAGCCTGCTGAAGGTTTCGCAGTTCTTCTCGATCAACGCGCCGTCGACGCCCGAAACGCGTTACTTCTTCAACAAGGAAACGATCGAAAAGCTGCCGCAGGGCGCGATCGTCGTGAACACGGCGCGTGGCGATCTCGTGAAGGACGACGACATGATCGCGGCGCTGAAGTCGGGCCGCCTCGGATATGCCGGTCTCGACGTTTTCGCGGGCGAGCCGAAGATCAACGAAGGCTATTACGATCTGCCGAACACGTTCCTGTTCCCGCATTTGGGATCGGCCGCGATTGAAGCGCGCAATCAGATGGGCTTCGAAGCGCTCGACAACATCGACGCGTTTTTCGCGGGCAAGGACATGCCGTTCAAGCTGGCCTGA
- a CDS encoding ExbD/TolR family protein, which translates to MGMAVGSGSSGDDDNGYKPLAEINVTPFVDVMLVLLIIFMVAAPLMVQGVPLELPKTSATKLGAIKKPMVVSLSTDGKLYIRDEEVTAQTLVSRLMDIKASEGDGVVYVRADRKIAYGEVMELLGKVGESGFSRVSLLSQPSPSAKSEMN; encoded by the coding sequence ATGGGAATGGCAGTCGGAAGCGGTTCGTCCGGCGACGACGACAACGGCTACAAGCCGCTTGCCGAAATCAACGTCACGCCGTTCGTCGACGTCATGCTGGTGCTGCTGATCATCTTCATGGTCGCGGCCCCTCTGATGGTGCAGGGCGTACCGCTCGAGCTGCCGAAGACGTCGGCCACGAAGCTCGGCGCGATCAAGAAGCCGATGGTCGTTTCCCTGTCGACCGACGGCAAGCTCTACATCCGCGACGAAGAGGTCACCGCGCAGACGCTAGTGTCGCGGCTGATGGACATCAAAGCCAGCGAGGGCGACGGGGTTGTCTATGTTCGCGCTGACAGGAAAATTGCATATGGGGAGGTCATGGAGCTGCTGGGCAAGGTCGGGGAATCGGGTTTCTCCCGGGTCTCGCTCCTGTCGCAGCCCTCGCCTTCGGCGAAATCGGAAATGAACTAA
- a CDS encoding tyrosine-protein kinase domain-containing protein: MSQRLSNGAIAPDRRCKLMDQQHRQIERHNGDESIAALMRVAVYKRAKAVAAFPIVVALCAAAIAMSLPARYDATAVIQIDPRQKSKPATPDTTGHELKQETIDAEVSAVTSAPVLRTAIDALNLDHDPEFTSRGPMSWLSRTLGTSPTQNIEAALASRLSISRMRNTLLVGIRMSSSDPAKSARIANAVAASYLKEWSATKSSAETAATMLGQRLKDDLDGDGIVSQSERVFASFLAQYAQNSEVPGPSIVTAAVPPREATAARPARTAAIAFAFATLAAAGLALLLEIRTSTRASRVRSAFACPRMTALPMIEARDATSSRACRFVLAEPEGAYAEAVRETCRELEKRRSGSPSRLTLVVSALPGEGAECLASNIAHQYAVAGHTPLLIDADFRAAALTQQLAGNSASGFLDRIAGRKPVANAILRDCATGLHFLPACGPSLIPIPVRDILGSKAFADAIAALRKDFVTIVMAAPPLLKADDARILADLADDIVFVTAWQKTPKRVARRALSKIAACQPKIVGAALTDIAAREDTAIMSLFEVLAEMKAVAPHRIFKAHAA, encoded by the coding sequence ATGAGCCAGCGCCTTTCGAATGGCGCGATCGCGCCGGATCGGCGCTGCAAACTTATGGATCAACAGCACCGGCAAATCGAACGGCACAACGGCGACGAGTCGATCGCCGCGTTGATGCGCGTCGCTGTCTACAAGCGCGCGAAAGCCGTCGCAGCCTTTCCCATCGTCGTCGCACTCTGCGCTGCCGCCATCGCGATGTCGCTGCCGGCGCGTTACGACGCGACGGCCGTCATCCAGATCGATCCGCGACAGAAATCAAAACCGGCGACGCCGGACACAACCGGCCACGAACTGAAACAGGAAACCATCGACGCCGAGGTCAGCGCAGTCACGTCCGCGCCGGTTCTCCGCACCGCAATCGATGCACTCAATCTCGACCACGATCCCGAGTTCACTTCGCGCGGGCCCATGTCCTGGCTGTCCCGAACGCTCGGCACCTCGCCCACCCAGAATATCGAGGCCGCCCTCGCGAGCCGCCTGTCCATCTCGCGAATGCGCAATACGCTGCTTGTCGGCATCCGCATGTCATCGAGCGATCCCGCCAAGTCCGCCCGCATCGCCAACGCGGTCGCGGCTTCGTATCTGAAAGAATGGTCGGCGACGAAATCATCCGCCGAAACCGCCGCCACGATGCTGGGCCAAAGACTGAAAGACGACTTGGACGGAGACGGCATCGTCAGCCAGTCCGAGCGCGTTTTCGCGTCTTTTCTCGCGCAATACGCCCAGAATTCCGAAGTTCCGGGCCCGAGCATCGTGACCGCCGCCGTGCCTCCGCGCGAGGCAACGGCAGCGCGGCCTGCACGCACCGCCGCGATCGCGTTTGCGTTCGCGACCCTCGCCGCTGCCGGCCTTGCACTGTTGCTGGAAATCAGAACATCGACGCGAGCGTCGCGCGTCAGATCCGCGTTCGCCTGCCCCCGGATGACAGCGCTGCCCATGATCGAAGCTCGCGACGCCACGTCGTCACGCGCCTGCCGTTTCGTCCTCGCCGAACCAGAGGGGGCCTATGCCGAAGCCGTGCGCGAAACCTGCCGCGAACTCGAAAAGCGGCGCAGCGGCTCGCCATCGCGCTTGACGCTCGTCGTCTCGGCGCTTCCCGGAGAGGGCGCCGAATGCCTCGCCTCCAACATCGCCCATCAGTATGCCGTTGCCGGACATACCCCGCTGCTGATCGACGCCGACTTTCGCGCCGCGGCTTTGACCCAGCAGCTTGCCGGTAACAGCGCGTCAGGGTTTCTGGACCGGATAGCAGGCCGCAAGCCGGTCGCAAACGCCATACTCCGCGATTGCGCGACCGGGCTGCATTTTCTCCCGGCCTGCGGACCCTCGCTGATCCCGATCCCCGTGCGCGACATATTAGGGTCGAAGGCGTTCGCGGATGCGATCGCCGCACTACGCAAGGACTTCGTCACCATCGTGATGGCGGCGCCGCCGCTGCTGAAAGCGGACGACGCCCGTATCCTCGCCGATCTGGCCGACGACATCGTGTTCGTGACCGCCTGGCAGAAGACGCCCAAGCGTGTCGCCAGGCGGGCCTTAAGCAAGATCGCCGCCTGTCAGCCGAAGATCGTAGGCGCCGCCTTGACCGATATAGCCGCACGGGAAGACACAGCGATCATGAGCCTTTTCGAGGTTCTCGCAGAGATGAAGGCGGTTGCGCCGCACCGCATCTTCAAGGCGCATGCCGCCTGA
- a CDS encoding pyridoxal-phosphate-dependent aminotransferase family protein, with the protein MTREPRSPGRHFLQIPGPTPVPERVLAAMSRQMLDHRGLEFQQLGRRVLSGIKSLFKTQSHVIIYPSSGTGAWEAALTNTLSPGDKVLMCETGQFAVLWAAMAARLGLETEVIPTDWRIGADANLIEKALKADKGHKIKAVCVVHNETSTGCLTRVDEVRKALDALQHPALLMTDSISGLVCADLRHDEWGIDVTVSGSQKGMMLPPGLSFTAISAKALEASKKAGLRTSYFSWSDMLANNSNGFFPYTPATGLLYGLAEAIDMIHEEGLENVFVRHERLAEATRRAVAAWGFETQCREAKYYSPAVTTVIMPDGHNADAYRKIVLDNFNMSLGTGLNRLAGKAFRIGHLGDTNELTVLGALTGVEMGFELAGVPYKKGGVQAAMSYIAETAEQAKAVAA; encoded by the coding sequence ATGACGAGAGAGCCTCGCAGCCCCGGCAGACATTTCTTGCAGATTCCAGGGCCGACGCCTGTTCCGGAACGGGTTTTGGCGGCCATGTCGCGTCAGATGCTCGATCATCGCGGTCTCGAGTTTCAGCAGCTCGGCCGCCGTGTGCTCTCGGGCATCAAAAGCCTTTTCAAGACGCAGAGCCACGTCATCATCTATCCGTCGTCCGGCACCGGCGCGTGGGAAGCCGCGCTGACCAATACGCTGTCGCCCGGCGACAAGGTGTTGATGTGCGAGACGGGTCAGTTCGCCGTGCTGTGGGCAGCGATGGCTGCGCGGCTCGGACTCGAAACGGAAGTCATTCCTACCGACTGGCGCATCGGCGCCGACGCGAACCTGATCGAAAAGGCGCTCAAGGCCGACAAGGGTCACAAGATCAAGGCCGTCTGCGTCGTGCATAACGAAACGTCGACGGGCTGTCTGACGCGGGTCGATGAAGTGCGCAAGGCGCTCGACGCCCTGCAGCATCCCGCGCTGCTGATGACGGACAGCATCTCCGGTCTCGTGTGCGCCGATCTGCGGCACGACGAATGGGGCATCGACGTTACGGTTTCGGGTTCGCAGAAGGGCATGATGCTGCCGCCGGGCCTGTCGTTCACCGCCATCAGCGCCAAGGCGCTCGAGGCGTCGAAAAAGGCCGGGCTTCGCACCTCGTATTTCTCGTGGAGCGATATGCTGGCGAACAATTCGAACGGCTTCTTCCCGTACACTCCGGCGACCGGCCTGCTCTATGGCCTCGCCGAAGCGATCGACATGATCCACGAGGAAGGCCTCGAGAACGTGTTCGTACGGCACGAGCGTCTTGCGGAAGCGACGCGCCGGGCGGTTGCCGCCTGGGGCTTCGAAACGCAGTGCCGCGAGGCCAAGTATTATTCGCCTGCGGTGACCACCGTGATCATGCCGGACGGGCATAATGCCGACGCCTACCGCAAGATCGTGCTCGACAATTTCAACATGTCGCTCGGCACCGGGCTCAACAGGCTCGCGGGCAAAGCGTTCCGCATCGGTCATCTCGGCGACACCAACGAGCTGACGGTTCTCGGCGCGTTGACGGGCGTCGAAATGGGCTTCGAGCTGGCGGGCGTGCCCTACAAGAAGGGCGGCGTTCAGGCGGCGATGAGCTACATCGCGGAGACGGCCGAGCAGGCCAAGGCCGTCGCGGCCTGA
- a CDS encoding MotA/TolQ/ExbB proton channel family protein: MTVLYLLAEEIAGRDLTILGLFQHADVVVKCIIVGLLSASVVCWAMTFEKLIRVWLVNREIKQLEKSSQTGTLPAAKSSGLIRAIIDAARTEWTEGAHDGSTGEVRDRLEIAMRSATKRQLKGIEQGLPFLATLGSAAPFIGLFGTVWGIMNSFTAIAQSKDTSLAVVAPGIAEALFATAVGLAAAIPAVIFYNQITVALGRAADRAAPAIVGLARSLSRSGVEGTN; encoded by the coding sequence GTGACCGTCTTGTACTTATTGGCAGAAGAAATTGCCGGCCGTGATCTGACGATACTCGGACTGTTCCAGCATGCCGACGTCGTCGTTAAATGCATCATCGTCGGTCTCCTTTCGGCGTCCGTGGTGTGCTGGGCAATGACGTTCGAAAAGCTGATCCGCGTCTGGCTCGTCAATCGCGAGATCAAGCAACTGGAAAAAAGCAGTCAGACGGGAACGCTTCCCGCCGCGAAATCGTCGGGCCTGATCCGCGCCATCATCGATGCCGCTCGCACCGAATGGACGGAAGGCGCGCACGACGGCTCGACGGGCGAAGTCCGCGATCGTCTTGAAATCGCGATGCGCAGCGCCACGAAGCGCCAGCTGAAAGGCATCGAACAGGGCTTGCCGTTTCTTGCGACCCTCGGTTCGGCGGCGCCGTTCATCGGATTGTTCGGCACCGTCTGGGGCATCATGAATTCGTTTACGGCAATCGCGCAGTCGAAAGACACCAGTCTTGCGGTCGTCGCACCGGGCATCGCCGAAGCGCTGTTTGCAACGGCCGTCGGCCTCGCCGCCGCAATTCCGGCCGTCATCTTTTATAACCAGATCACGGTTGCGCTCGGTCGTGCAGCCGATCGCGCCGCACCCGCCATCGTCGGTCTGGCGCGCTCGCTGTCGCGCAGCGGCGTAGAGGGTACGAACTGA
- a CDS encoding GIY-YIG nuclease family protein yields the protein MERRFYIYIMANKRNGTIYIGVTNDLARRVYEHREGLVKGFTSRYGLKSIVYYEAFDSVSLAIQRETSLKRWPRRWKLALIEKANPQWKDLVDEIV from the coding sequence ATGGAGCGACGGTTCTACATCTACATCATGGCGAACAAGCGCAACGGAACGATCTACATCGGCGTAACGAACGATCTGGCCCGCAGGGTATACGAGCATCGGGAGGGTCTCGTTAAAGGCTTTACATCGAGATACGGCTTGAAATCGATTGTGTACTACGAAGCCTTCGACTCCGTTTCTCTAGCCATTCAACGAGAAACGAGCCTCAAGCGCTGGCCGCGCCGATGGAAGCTGGCATTGATCGAGAAAGCCAATCCGCAATGGAAAGACCTCGTGGACGAAATTGTCTGA
- a CDS encoding thioredoxin fold domain-containing protein, with product MRRLLVGFFFALLMSLPLGASRADLDITSTPSNVDFELVVVEADGCIYCRLFRRDVLPAYEASKQGKDAPVRFLDVNDIETARLDLKSTVDVVPTFVIVKSQHEVGRISGYMGPENFFHSIKYLIASAP from the coding sequence ATGCGCAGATTACTCGTTGGCTTTTTCTTTGCGCTCCTGATGAGTTTGCCCCTCGGAGCATCGCGCGCCGACCTCGACATCACCAGCACGCCCTCGAACGTCGATTTCGAATTGGTCGTCGTCGAAGCCGATGGCTGCATTTACTGCAGGCTCTTCAGACGCGACGTGCTCCCGGCCTACGAAGCCTCCAAGCAAGGCAAGGACGCGCCGGTACGCTTCCTCGATGTCAACGACATCGAAACCGCTCGCCTCGATCTGAAATCGACCGTCGATGTCGTCCCGACATTCGTGATTGTGAAGTCGCAGCATGAAGTCGGCCGGATCTCAGGATACATGGGGCCTGAGAACTTCTTTCATTCGATCAAGTATCTGATCGCCTCTGCGCCTTGA
- a CDS encoding amidase: MNHTLFAARTASEAKRLLDSGQLTSEALVSSCLARISDRDAAVGAWTTVNAQRALEAARASDKLRATGASLPPLSGIPVGIKDVIDTKDFPTEYGSEVFAGRQPDTDAVLVMQLKAAGAIILGKTVTTELAFFGPGKTRNPHDPERTPGGSSSGSAAAVADGQVPLALGTQTAGSTIRPASYCGVIGFKPTFGYTSRTGVLAQSAPLDTIGGYARSIEDIALLFDAMSAFDAADTDMQAGEKPSLVAALAEPGPRVPRFAFIKTPAWPQAEPATRAAFEDFAGSFGARAEIVETILPPEFEGILRLPQIVQFYDIARNYGPIADANPDRMSGKLKEIIAEGRTFSSADYAAARADQDSLYEILKPVIADYDAILTPAATGPALVGLSGTGSPMFNALWTYLGMPCISLPLLEIDGLPVGVQLVGARGNDAHLLRVADWMMRQQRTA; the protein is encoded by the coding sequence ATGAACCATACACTTTTTGCAGCCCGTACGGCGAGCGAAGCGAAACGGCTGCTCGATTCAGGTCAGCTGACCTCCGAAGCGCTTGTTTCGTCTTGCCTTGCGCGAATATCGGACCGCGACGCGGCGGTCGGCGCATGGACGACGGTCAATGCTCAGCGGGCGCTCGAAGCCGCGCGAGCGAGCGACAAGCTGCGCGCCACTGGTGCATCTCTGCCGCCGTTGTCCGGCATTCCCGTCGGCATCAAGGATGTCATCGACACCAAGGACTTTCCGACCGAGTACGGCTCCGAAGTCTTTGCCGGACGTCAGCCCGATACGGATGCTGTCCTCGTGATGCAGCTGAAAGCGGCGGGCGCAATCATTCTCGGCAAAACGGTCACGACCGAGCTTGCCTTCTTCGGGCCGGGCAAAACACGTAACCCACACGATCCGGAACGAACCCCCGGCGGATCGTCATCGGGATCCGCTGCTGCCGTCGCCGATGGCCAAGTGCCGCTCGCGCTCGGAACGCAGACCGCTGGCTCGACGATCCGCCCGGCATCCTATTGCGGTGTGATCGGCTTCAAACCGACGTTCGGATACACCTCGCGCACGGGCGTGCTCGCGCAATCGGCGCCACTCGATACGATCGGCGGCTACGCACGCTCGATCGAAGACATCGCGCTTCTGTTCGACGCCATGAGCGCGTTCGATGCGGCCGACACCGACATGCAGGCCGGCGAGAAACCGTCGCTCGTTGCCGCCCTCGCCGAACCCGGCCCGCGCGTTCCGAGATTCGCCTTCATCAAAACGCCCGCATGGCCACAGGCCGAGCCCGCAACGCGCGCCGCGTTCGAAGACTTTGCCGGCAGCTTCGGAGCGCGCGCCGAGATCGTCGAAACGATTCTGCCGCCAGAGTTCGAAGGCATTCTTCGCCTGCCGCAGATCGTGCAGTTCTACGACATCGCGCGCAACTACGGCCCGATCGCCGACGCCAATCCGGATCGGATGTCCGGCAAACTGAAAGAAATCATCGCCGAGGGCCGCACGTTCTCGTCCGCCGATTACGCCGCCGCCCGCGCCGACCAGGACAGCCTGTACGAAATCCTGAAGCCGGTGATCGCCGATTACGATGCGATCCTGACACCCGCCGCAACCGGTCCCGCGCTCGTCGGCTTGAGCGGCACCGGCAGCCCGATGTTCAATGCCCTATGGACGTACCTGGGCATGCCGTGCATCTCGCTGCCGCTGCTCGAAATCGACGGCCTACCCGTCGGCGTTCAACTCGTCGGCGCTCGCGGCAACGACGCCCATCTCCTCCGCGTCGCCGACTGGATGATGCGTCAGCAGCGTACGGCCTAG
- a CDS encoding energy transducer TonB family protein — MPWLRLIAIVVSVIIHGSIGYAMLPAYLETNSEALDMGSGTDIVLVQQGIAEEGISKLGDAMETIETAEIVPVQAAPPPPPEQVKPDELRDVIASEESSVVTEVVKTEEPPPIEEPPPPEAIQAQSQPEQVAVVTQQSSGEAQSGGNAKMLGLYLGQINDHVQRAKVNPRSSIAGTVIMRYTIDVDGKLLSKEIAKSSGSKVLDDAATAALDRAAPFPPIPPQVSVKPLAFTQPFKFVMR, encoded by the coding sequence ATGCCTTGGCTACGATTGATCGCGATTGTGGTGTCCGTGATAATTCATGGATCAATCGGCTACGCCATGCTTCCAGCGTATCTCGAAACGAATTCTGAAGCCCTCGACATGGGCAGCGGCACTGACATCGTGCTCGTCCAGCAGGGCATCGCCGAAGAAGGCATTTCCAAGCTCGGCGACGCGATGGAGACGATCGAAACCGCCGAAATCGTGCCGGTGCAAGCGGCGCCTCCACCGCCGCCGGAGCAAGTCAAACCCGACGAGCTTCGCGACGTCATCGCCTCCGAGGAAAGCTCGGTCGTGACGGAGGTCGTCAAAACCGAAGAGCCGCCGCCGATCGAAGAACCGCCCCCGCCGGAGGCCATTCAGGCGCAGTCGCAGCCGGAGCAGGTCGCTGTCGTCACGCAGCAAAGCTCGGGCGAAGCGCAGTCGGGTGGTAACGCCAAGATGCTCGGCCTCTACCTCGGCCAGATCAACGACCACGTTCAGCGCGCCAAGGTGAACCCCAGGTCTTCGATCGCAGGCACTGTCATCATGCGCTACACGATCGATGTCGATGGCAAGCTGCTGTCGAAGGAAATCGCCAAGAGCTCAGGTTCGAAGGTCCTCGACGACGCAGCGACCGCGGCGCTCGACCGGGCCGCGCCGTTCCCGCCGATCCCTCCGCAGGTCAGCGTCAAGCCGCTGGCGTTTACGCAGCCGTTCAAATTCGTCATGCGCTGA